GGCCGCGGCGTTCGAACGGCTCATCGTCGTGAGCGACGGCGGGCCGCAGGACGCCGAGATCGCCCGCTCGCTCCCTTCCACATGCCCCCTCGAATGCGTCTGCAACCGCGACGGGACCGAGCGAGCGGCGTGGCGGGCCGAGGCGGCACGGCTGACGACCGCCGCGGCCTCCGGGTGCGCGTCCGCCTATGTGCGCACCAACCAGTTCGCCTCGGGCGAGCAAGCCCTGGCGATCGCGGCACGACTGCGGGAATCAGGGCTGAGGATCGGACTCGCGGCGCGGGGGGGGTACCTCTGGTCTCGCTTCGAGGCCGCCGAGCACGGGCCGGAGTCGCGCATCGCGGCGGAGGTCGCGTCGCGCGAGGGCGAGATCGTGCGCGGCGCGGACGTCGTGATCGGAACCTCGCCGCTGATGCTGGACGAAGTGTGCTGGCGGTACGGCGTCGCCCGCGAACGGGCCGTGCTCATCCCGAACTTCGTCATCGACGACGAGCCGCCCGCGCACGCGAGCGAACGGGAGCACGGCACGGTGCTCTATGCCGGGCAACTGGTGGCGCGCAAGCGGGTCGACGTGCTGATCGAGGCCGCGGCGAGGATGGCCGCGCCGCGCGGGCCGCTCGTCCGGCTGGACGTGGTGGGTGAGGGACCGGAGGAGGGCACGCTGCGGTCGCTGGCGAAGCGCCTCGGCGCGCCCGTGCGCTTCGAGCCGCGCATCCCGCACCGCCAGCTGCTCGCACGCATGCGCCGCTGCGCCGTGTACGCGCAGGCCTCGGCCTACGAGGGGCACCCCAAGACGGTGATCGAAGCGATGTGCGCCGGCGCGCCCGTCGTAGTCGCAGCCGCCCCGGGGCTGGATGCGCCCGTGGAGACGGGCGTGACGGGACTCTGCGTGCCGGGCGACGCCGAGAGTTTCGCCTACGCGATCGGCGAACTGCTGCGCGACGCGGACTGGAGCGAATCGCTCGGGTCCGCCGCGGCGGCGAGCGTGCGCCAGCGGCTCGGGCTGCGGGCGACCTTCGAACGCGAGATCAAAGCGGCGCGGATGGCCATGGCGGGCACACGCTCGGCGACGACCGCTCCGACGCCCGTGCGCTGGGACAGCGCGCTGCTCGGTGAACCCGCGTGCGCCGATGCCTGGACGCGGAGCCTGCGCGGGTTCGCGGACCGGCTGCCGCCCGATCGCCGCGCCGCGTTCCTCGACGCCATCGGGCGCGAGGTCCGATCGCTGCGCACCGCACGCGACCGCTCGACGGAGGAAGCGGCATGACGACAGCGACAAGAACCAGGCCCGTGGTTGTCGATGCGGGCACGCCGGCACGCGACCCCACCGACTTCGGCCTGCCACACGGCTACCGACAGGGCGTGCGCAACGAGAGCCTCGACCACACCGGCGAATACCCGGACTACTGGCACCCGGCGCGGCTGGCCATGAGCGGACGCTACCAGCGCCACGTCTACCGCTGGGCCGCGTGCCTCGTGCTGCGGCGCGGACTGCGGAGCGTGCTGGACGTCGGCTGCGGCCCGGGCACCAAACTCGCCGAGTGGATCGAGCCGGTCTGCGCGGACGCCGAGGGGATGGACCAGCCGAGCGCGATCGAGATCGCTCGCACGCGATGCCGGCACGCCCGCCTGCACCCCGTTGACCTCGAACGCCCCGCGATCGAGGCACGGCGCACCTTCGATCTCATCCTCTTCGTGGACGTCATCGAGCACCTGCTCGACCCGGACCCGGCGCTGGCGATGATCCTCGCCTTCGCGCACCCGAGCTCGCTCGTGCTGGTCTCGACGCCAGACCGCGACCGGGTGCGCGGCCGCGCCTGCCGCGAGGCGGTGAAGCGCGAGCACGTCCGCGAATGGTCGCGGCGCGAGTTCCTGTCGTTCCTGCGGTCGCGCGGGCTTCGGCCCGTGCGCAGCCGCCTGGTGCCGCAGGACGATCGGCCCGTGCGCTCGTGCCTGCGCGGCGAGGCCGCCTTCCGGCTGCACCTCGCGGATCGGTCCGAGTTGCGATGCCACGCCGTGCTCTGCCGGGTCGATGCCGCGCGACGCGCAACCGCGATGAACGGAGGCGACCATGCGGATCGCCGCGATCTCTGACCTCGCGCCCGGGAGCCACCGGGCCTACGCCATCAACGTCGTGAAGACCTGCGGCGGGTTCGTGCGCCTCGGGCACGAGGTTGCGGTCTTCTGCCGCCGGCCGGAGCGGGGCTGGAGCCTCGCCTCGGCCGCGAACGCCTACGCCGAGCCGCGCGTCCGCTTCGAGTGCGCCGACCTGCCCGACCAGCGCGACGAACTGCTCGTGAACGGCGCGTACCTGCGCGAGTTCGCGGCGTGGGCCGCCGAACGCATCGCACGCGAAGGGTACGACCTCGTCTACGCACGCCACTGCCGCGGCGCGCTGGCGTGCGCCGAGCGCGGCGTCCCGACCGTGCTCGAAACGCACCTCGACGCCGACGGCGATGCCCTCGGCGCCATCTCCGCCCTGCGCGCTGTCGGACGACACGAGCGGCCCATTCTCGCCTGCGCCACGATCTCGACCGTGCTCGCCGAGAAGTACACCGCGCTCGGCGCGGCGGCCGATCGCGTGTTCGTCGTGCCGGACGCGGTGGACTCCGACCTGTTCACGCCCCCGCACGACACCGGCGCCTCGCCCTACAACGCTTGGCCGGGGCCGCACGTCGTCTACGCCGGGCACCTCTACGCCTACAAGGGCGTCGGGACGCTGCTGCGGGCCGCGTCGCTGCTCGACGGCATGACCGTCCACTTCGTCGGCGGCGCAGACCCGGACATCCTCGCGGCGCGACGGTCCGCGGTCTCGCTGGGGCTGCGCAACGTGGACGTGCGCGGGCGCGTCGCGTTCTGCCGCGTCCCGCCGCACCTCTGGCACGCGGACGTGCTCGTCCTGCCCCCGAGCGCGAAGCACCCCTCCGCGGCGTGGACCAGCCCGGTCAAGCTCGGCGAGTACCTCGCGTCGGGCCGGCCGATCGTCGCCTCGGACGTCCCCGCGCTGCGCGCGCTCGTGCGCGAGCCTGCGGTGCGCTGGTTCACCCCCGACGATCCGGGCGACCTGGCGCGGGCGGTGCATGGCGCGCTCGCCGAGTCCGACCGCGAGGCCGCGGCCCGCGTCGAGTCCGCACGCGCCCTCGCCGAACGGTACTCCTATGCCAACCGTGCCCGCGCGATCCTGCGCGCCGCCAGCGCGGGCGAAGGGGCCATGGCCGCGTAGCGGGGACCGGGTCGCTCGCTCCGGCGTGCACCTCGACTCCACTCATCCACAGACCATCGGCGCCCGACAGCAGCGTCGAGGTCTCACCCCATCCGCTGTCGGCCCCGCACGACGCCCAGCGTGAACCCGCCGACAAACTTCGCGGTTCCGCCAGCCAGACCGGAACTCGGCGTCGCACTGCCCTCCGGACCCCCGCAACAGAGACCAAGGAGCAACCCATGCGCACGCATCGTTTCATCGCCACCCTCCTCGCCGGCCTCGCCTGCGCCGCCGCCCTCGCCGGGCCGATCGACCCGCCCGCAGGCCCGGTCACCAGCACGATGAAGCCCCTCGACGTGGTCGAGCCTCGCATCCCGATCGGCCCCGCCACCACCCCAGGCGACAACGACGCTTCGCCCAGCCTCTACAAGATCACCCAGCCAGGCTCGTACTACCTCCTCGGAAACGTCCAGGGTGTCAGCGGCAAGATCGGCGTCGAGATCGCCGCCTCCAACGTCACCATCGACCTCGCCGGCTTCACACTCCAGGGCGTCAACGGCTCAAACTCGGGCATCCTCGTAACCTCGCTCCAGTCGGGAATCACCATCCGGAACGGCACCGTCAACGGCTGGGGCGAGTCGGGCATCGACGCCACCAAATCCTCCGCCGCTCGCATCGAGTCCGTCACCGCGACGAACAACGGCGGGACCGGGATCACCACCAGCAATCTCGCTGTCATCACCGGGTGCATGGCGCGCCAGAACGCCTTCACCGGCATCTCCGCGGGCAGCGCCGTCACGATCAGGGACTGCGCCGCGGACGACAACGGTACTTCGGGCTTCTGGCTCGGCAGCGCCGCCACGCTCAACGGTTGCACGGCGCGGAACAACAACGCCTACGGCTTCGAGCTGAACGACATCGCTTCCGCCAACAACTGCATCGCCACGCACAACAAGGCGACGGGATTCATCGCGGGCTACGGCTCCAACTATTCCTCCTGCACGTCCGCGTACAACACCATCGACGGCTTCTGGTGCAACTTCGGCTCGATGGCCACCAACTGCTCCGCCTACCAGAACGGCCGCGACGGCTTCTACGTCTCGTGCGGATCCGTCACCAACTCCCAGGCCACCATGAACCAGCGCGACGGCATCCGACTCGACATCGGCAACTCCACCGCCACGGGCAACACCTGCTTCCAGAACGGCCTCGGGAACTCCGGCGCGGGCATCCGCGCCGTCGGTGCCTCATGCCGCATCGACTCCAACCAGGTCGTCTCCAACGCCTTCGGCATCCACGCCGCCCCGGACTGCATGGTCGTCCGAAACACCGCCCGCGGCAACACCACCAACTACTCCTTCCCCGTGGGGAGCGAGTACGGCCAGATCATCACCAACCCCGGCAGCGGCTTCAGTTCCACCAACCCCTGGGCGAACTTCGCGTACTGAACCGCGACCGCACCCGAACGCAGGAGCTCCCCATGAGCACTCGCACGAAGCGCTCTCTCCCGGCAGCCGCACTCGCCGCCGCAGCGCTCGCCTCACCCGCTCTCGCCCAGACCAGCAACGTCTCACCCATCCACAAGTGGTCCTGGTGCGAGAACGCCGGCTGGATGAACTGGCGCGACGCCGGCTCCCCCACCGCCTCGCAGGGCGCAAAGGTCCACGCCACCTTCCTCTCCGGATTCGTCTGGAGCGAGAACCTCGGCTGGATCAACCTCGGCGACGGCACCCCAGGGCTCGGCGACCGCTACGCCAACACCCACGGCACGGACTTCGGCGTCAACATCACGCCCGACGGCTCACTCGACGGACTTGCCTGGGCCGAGAACGCAGGCTGGATCAACTTCAACACCAAGCCCACCCTCCTCGTCCACAACCAGCACGCCCGACTCGACTCCGCCGCAGGGCGCTTCCGCGGCTACGCCTGGGCGGAGAATGTCGGCTGGATCAACCTTGACGACGACGAGCACTACGTCGCCGTCATCTGCGCCGCCGACTGGAACGCCGACGGCCCCGTCAACACCCTCGACTTCATCGCCTTCCTCAACGACTGGGCAGCCAAGGAACCACGCGCCGACGTCAACGGCGACGGCACGATCAACACCCTCGACTTCATCGCCTTCCTCAACCTCTGGGCCGCCGGCTGCTGACGACACTCGCCGTGAACCCCGCGCCCCGACGAGTCTGGAGAGGGGTAAGCGAGGCCCGGAGGCCCACTCCGGGCCTCCGCTGTTGCCGGGACACGGCGACGACGCCGGAGCCGTCAGTAGCGGCGGACGACGCCGCGCACGATCCCCTGCACCTGGCAGTGCTTGACGCGGATCGGCTCGAACTGCGGGTTGGCGGGCTGGAGCCGGACGTGGTCGGACTCCTTGTAGAACGTCTTGAGCGTGGTCGAACCGTCGGGCAGAAGCGCAACGACACGATCGCCATTCGAGGCCGTGTCGCGCCGTTCGATGAGAACGTAATCGCCGTCGAGGATGCCCTCGTCGCGCATGCTGTCGCCCTCGACCTTGAGCGCGAAGGTGGAGCCGGTGCGCGAGGCCTGGCAGAGCAGGTCGCCGAGGTCCACCTCATCGATGTCGGGGACTTTCTCGATCGGGTACCCCGCCGCGATCTTCCCCACGAGCGGGAAGCGGAGCGGCCTCGCCTCGTCCGGCACCGCGATGCCGTCAGCGATCGACAAAGAGCGTGCCTTGTTGGGTTCGCGCACGAGCGCACCCTTCTTGATGAGCGCCTCGACGTGCTCGAAGACCGTGACCTTGCTGACGCCGATCTCGTCGGCGAGCTCCTGCATGGTCGGGGAATAGCCATGCCGGATGCGCCAGTCGCGGATCAGCTGCAGGATGCGGAGTTGCTTGGGCGTGAGATTCATGGTTGTGGTCCTCCACCATGAGGGTGAGCCGGCGCGCGGCGCGCTCGACATCCGACGAACAGGAAACTTCCAGTCCCGCGCACGACGCGGCGCGGAACGACTCTGCCATCGAGCGGAGCAAGGCAGCCTGCAAACCGATCGCCGACGCCGCCGCCAGCAGAAGCCCGGATGCCGCAACCGGCGAACGCAAGGACTCGCTCGTGCAGGCGTCGCGCCGGATCAAGGTTCCCGAGCCGGTCGGGTCGGGCAGGTACTCGCACTGGAACTCCCCGCCCGGACCGAACCGGAGCAGCGGCGCGTTGCGACGCGGGTGGGTGACGGTCCAACGACGGGGTGCAAGCAGGTTCAGCACGGCACGGCTCCGCGGTACGCGGCGAGGGCGCCGCGCGCCCCTCCGGACGCGCCACGCCGAGATGACTGGGCCTCCGACCCGAATAAGGTGCCATGCCGGACTCCCCGACTGGCCTGCCGGACTCCGAACCGACAGCCCCAACAATCGACCGACAACCGGATCGGGCGAGAAAGTTTCCCGTCCGATGTTCGGTACAAGATAGCCAATCAGGTTCCACACGGCAAGCACAAAATCGGAAGTCCCTGTCAGAACCGGTTGTGGGGCTGTCAGGGGGGTGCGGCCGTCGTTTCAGCAGGGTCCGAGAGCCGTTTCATGCAGCGCGGAAAGTGCGCTGGGCCTCCGAACCCGGGGTTGGGAAAGCGAGATCAGGTCAGCCGTTCGAAACGGCTGCCCACGCGACGCACCCGCCCGGCGATCTCCAGCATCGTGAGTTCGACGCGAAGGTCCGCAGCCGACAGGTCCGTCAGGGCGACGAGTTCGTCGGTCGAACGCGGCGTGCCCAGCGCACCGACGATCCGTTGCTGACGCTCGCTCAGGTTCGGCGCTGCCGCCGGCTCTGGCTCGAACAGGCCCGCCGCGGGGTCCGCAAAGCGCGGAGCATGGGTGCCCGCTGCGAGGTGGCGCGCCGCGGATTCGAGGGTAGCCACGACGTCCGCTGGGCCCGTGACCAGGGCCGCGCCGCCGCGCTTGATGAGGTCGTGCGAGCCGGCGCTCGCGGGCGAATCGACCCGCCCGGGCAGCGCCATGACCTCACGCCCCTGCTCCTCGGCGGCGTGCCGGGCCGTGATGAGCGCACCGCTCCCCTCCGCTGCCTCGATCACGAGCACGCCGAGACTCAGGCCCGAGATGATCCGGTTGCGGCCTGGGAAGTTCTCCGGCGTCGGCACGACGCTCATCGGCAGTTCAGACACGATCGCCCCGCGCCCGTCCGCGACCTTGTCGTACAGGGGAGCATTGTCGGGCGGATAGGCGTGCACCAGCCCGCACCCGAGCACAACGATCGTCCGGCCCCCCGAACGCAGTGCTCCCCGGTGCGCCGCCGAGTCAATCCCACGCGCGCCGCCGGATACAACCGTCAGTCCGTTCGAGGCAAGAACGCCCGCGAATCGCTCGGCCTGCTCGACGCCGTACCCCGTGCAAGCCCGTGACCCGACGATCGCCACCGGAAAGGCGTCGGCGTCCGCCGACCGAAGCACCCCCCGCACATAGAGAACGGGCGGAGCGGCGGGGATGGCGGCGAGCAACGGCGGGTACCCGTCGTCCCCCAGAGCAAGCATCGAAACCGAATGCCGCTCGGCGAGTTCGAGTTCGCGCTCGGCGAGCGACGCGGATTCCCTGAGGCCACGCGCGATGATGGTGGAGGTGCCGGCGCCGATGCCCCGAACACGCTCGAGTTCGCGCGGCGAGGCGTGGAGGGCACGCTCGGCCGTGCCGAAGGTTTCGAGGAGGCGTGCAACGAGGACTGGGCCGAGGCCCGGCGTCATGGTGAGACGAAGGAGGTCGAAAAGCCGGGGTGAGACGGCGGGCATGGGGCGGAGTGTACAGACCGCCTTGCTCCCCACCAGCGGCCCCGCGCGACGATACACTCCCCCGGGCAGGCCAACGGACGGAGCCGAAGGCGATGATCACCCCATTTCAGATCGTGCGTGCGTGGTGTGGCGGGGTCGCGGCTACGGCGCGACCGCGCGGAGCGGTGGCGGTCCAGGCCGTCGGCGTAGCGCTGCTGCTCTCGCTCGTGAGCGTGTCGTGCCAGACGACGCCGCGGGCGTCGAAGGCTGCGGCGGGCGTGGAGCCGGACGTGCGCGTGCGGATCGTGCGCGAAGCGCCGTCCGTGCGGATCGCGGGGCCGGCACAGGTCGCCGTGCGGACGGTCGGCTCCTTCGGCGAGTGGATCGGCACGACGCCTCTGGACCTGCGCGCCGAGGCGGGCGTGCTCGTCGCCAAGGACGCGGCAGGCGTGGAACGACGCTTCGATCAGGGCGCGCCGGTCGAGGTGCGAGCGGTCGTCCCGGCACGTACCGCCCGCGCCGCGGGTTCACGCCAGCCCACCGAGCCGGACCTGCTCGTGGACAACCGGGCCTTTCCGGGCACGGTCGAAGTCCACCCCCGCACAGACGCGGGCGAAGGCGCGATCGACGTGATCAACGTGACCACCATCGAGTCCTACCTCCCCGGCGTGCTCACGGGGGAACTGCTCGACAACTGGCCGCTCGAAGCGTACAGGGCACAGGCGGTCGCGGCACGGAGTTACGCCCTGCACGAACGGGCACGGGCGCGCCTTCGCGGCCGCGCGTTCGACCTCGAAAACACGGCGCGGAACCAGGTCTTCGCGGGCCGGACCCAGCACGAGGCCGCGGTGCGCGCGGCGCGCGACACCCGCGGCGAGGCCCTCACCGTCGGCGGCGACGTCCTGCGCGCGTACTACTCCAGCACCTGCGGCGGACGGCCCATGGGAGCGGGTTCCATCTGGCCCACCAGCACGGGGTGGGAGTTCAACGGCGCGCCCCCGCTCCAGGTGGATGCGCCACGGGCGACCTTCTGCGAGTCATCGCAGGCGTACCGATGGCAGGTCACGCGCACCGTCGAGGATGTCTCCAAACGCATCGCGGCGTACGGAGCGGCGAACGGGCTGTCAATCAAGGCGCTCGGGAACGTCCGCTCGATCGTGCCCGTCGAGGTGAACGCGGCCGGCAGGCCCGTGCAGTTCACCATCGCGGACGACAAGGGCAAGACCTACAAACTCAACGCCGAGCACCTCCGGCAGGCACTGAACCACCCCGCCGAGGGGCTGCCCGCCCCGGAACGCGCCGCACAGGCACGCTCGGGAGACGTCGAGTTCGAGATGCGTGCACGCGAGATCGTCATCCGCGGACGCGGGTGGGGACACGGCGTCGGTGCCTGCCAGTTCTGCATGAACGGCATGGCTCGACGACACTGGGACTACGGACGGATGCTCGCTCACTTCTACCCCGGAGCACGCCTCGAGCGACTCTACTGAGTGCTGCTCATGCGGAGGCGCGGAGGGAAAGAGGAAGTCTCAGCGATGGCGCCTGCAATGCCGCAACCCAGGTCCCCGGACGAGAGGCCGTGGACTCGTCACACGCGAGACGACCGTCCCACCCGCTCTGTCAATCTTTCCCCTCCGCGTCTCCGCGCTCCCGCGTGAGACAGCCCCTCTCAGCGAACGACGTCCGTTCGCTCCAGCCGGTAGTAGATGAAGGTACGGTCGGTCGTCGAGAAGAGCAGCCTGCGCTGGCGGTCAAGGGTCGTGCGCGGCTCCTGCGGCCAGCCGTCGAGCGCCGTGCGCGGATGCGGCTCGCGCAGCGCGAGAGCCGAGTCGCGCCGCCTGCCGGCCTGCGCGAGATCCACCGGCGAAGCCTCGGCCACCACGCGACCGGGCAGGACGGCCTCCCAGGTGGGATTCGGCGCGGGCGCGGGGAGAGAGGCACGGCGCGCGGAAGAGGTGGACTCACATCCCAGGCCGGCGGCGGCGACGCCGATCGCCAGGACCGCGGGCGCGATGGGGACGCTTCTCTTCCTCACACCCGCCATGGTACAAGCGGCGTGCCGCGGATCGAAGGGGATTCGCGGGCAATGTGACGGGGTCGCGGCGGCCAGCGTGTTGACGCGGGGCAACGCCGTGGCGTGGGGACAACACAAAACGGGGGTGAGGCGGCCCGGGATCCGTATCATGCGTCAAGTCGATGCCGATCGCGGAAGAAGAGGGGCGCAGTGGGGTACGTCTCGACGGCAAGGATGCGATGACCATGGCGAAGAAGACGACGGGAACGAAAGCGAGTTCGGGAGGCCGGGGAGAAGCGCTCCCTGACGGTCGCGGCTCGTCCGGAGGGCGCACGCCGGCCGGGAAACGCCGATCGACGCGCGGCGGCGACGGAACGCTCGAAAAGATCGGCGCGCTCGCTCGGAGCGTCGCACAGGCAGCGCACGCCGGCGAGGCGCCGACGATCGAGGTGCCGACGCGCGCGAAGTCAAACACGACGTGGGACCGCGAGAACGGCATCCTGCGGATGGGCGACGCCACACAGACCCGCGAACTCTTCAACCTGAATCAAGCGAAGGTGTTTATGCAGGTGGTGCTGCAGGCCGCGGGGATCAAGGGCCTGCTGGAAGAGGGCAAGACCGCGAGCCTGCGAGCGATGTTCTACAGGGGGCTGCACACGATCCCAGGGACGAAGGAAAAAACATTCGCTGACCAGAGCGAGAGCGACGCCGCGCTCGAAGACCTGGAGGTCACCCTGGGTTCGCTGCGTGAGGAGCTGCACGTCTTCGCGGACGTGCGCGGCTCGCTGGTCGGGAACATCACGTTCGTAGACACTGGAGACGAGATCGACGGGCGGAGGATGGGGTCCGGGGGCTATTCGATCCCGAGCATCGTCGAGCCGGACGTCATCCAGTTCAAGCGGTGCGACGCGAAGTTCGTGCTGCACGTCGAAAAGGCGACGGTGTGGCGACGGTTCAACGAGGATCGGTTCTGGGAGACGCACAACTGCATCCTCACGCACGGGGCGGGACAGCCGCCGCGAGGAGTCCGGAGGCTTCTGCGTCGATTCCATGAGGAGTTGAATCTGCCCGTCTATTGCCTCCTCGACTGCGACCCCTGGGGACACTACATCTACAGCGTCATCAAGCAAGGCTCCATCTCCCTCGCCTTCGAGAGCGAGCGGCTCGCCATCCCGCAGGCGAAGTTCCTTGGCCTCCGCGCGATCGACTACCAACGCTGCGGACTCTCCGACGACGTCCAGATCGCGCTCAACGAAAAGGACGTCGCACGCGCGAAGCAGATCGCCGCCTACCCCTGGTTCAAGGACAAGCCCGCCTGGCGAAGGGAGATCGACCAACTCCTCCGCAACGGCTTCAAGATGGAGGTCGAATCGCTCATCACAAAGGACATCAGCTACGTGACCGAGACCTACGTCCCGGAACGGCTGAAGGCCAAGGACTGGCTGGATTGACGGCAGCTCGGCACCGGGCACGCTGCACGAGTCCTCGCGCGGGATAGCATTGCCCCCTTTCGAGAGCTGATCGCCGGAACCCAGGGGCGCAAGGCATGGAAGTCGGGATCGTCGGGCTGCCGTACGTCGGAAAAACCGCGCTCTTTCGTGCCTTGACCGGCGTCGCCGCCGACCCCGGCGGCGCGGCCCGCGCCAATGTCGGCGTCGCCCCGATCCCCGATCCCAGGCTCGACGCCCTGGCGCGGCACGTCGAGACCAAGAAGATCGTGCCCGCAACCCTCAAGGTCGTCGACGTGCCCGGACTCGTCCGCGGGGCGTCGGAGGGGGGGGGACTCGGCAACGCCTTCCTCAGCCACGTCCGCGACGTCGACGCACTCATCCACGTCGTCCGATGCTTCGAGAGCGCGGCCGTCCCCCACGTCGATGGCTCCCTCGACCCCGCCCGCGACATCGAGACCGTCGAACTCGAACTCATCCTCGCCGACCTCCAGATGGTCGAGAACGCCATCCCCCGCGCCGAGAAGTCCGCCCGCAAGAAAGAAGCCGACTCGGAGGCACGCCTGAGCGTCCTCAGGAAGGCCGAACCACTCCTCAGCGAAGGCAAGCCCGTTCGAGGTCTCGAACTCGAAAACGACGACGAGCGACGCGCCATGCGCGGCCTGGCCATGCTCTCCGCCAAGCCGGTCCTCTACGTCGCCAACGTCGGCGAGAACGACCCCAGGGGTGAGGGCGAACACGCACGCCGTGTCCGCGAGCACGCCGCGGCCCATCACGCCGGGTTCGTTCCCGTCTGCGCCCAGATCGAGGCCGAACTCGCTGAACTCGAACCGGGCGAGCGGGCCGAAATGCTCGCCGCTCTCGGCCTCGAGGAACCTGCCCTCCACAAACTGGCACGGGCCGCCTACGCCCTGCTCGGCCTCCAGAGTTTCTACACCGCAGGCCCGAAGGAAATCCGTGCCTGGACCATCCCCGCAGGCAGCAGGGCACCCCAGGCCGCCGGCGCGATCCACACCGACTTCGAACGCGGGTTCATCCGCGCCGAGGTCTATTCCGTGGACGACATGCAAAAGTACGGCTCCGAAAAAGCCATCCGCGACGCGGGCCGACAGCGCACCGAGGGCAAGGACTACGTCATGCGCGACGGCGACGTCTGCCACTTCCTGTTCAATGTGTGACACCCGACGAACAGAGCCTCGAACGGCGCCGCGCCACGGATCGCTCATGGCCGGGGCGTATCATGCGGGCATGGTGCGGGGTGTGATGGTCGCGCTGGCAGGGTTCGCCGCGATCGGTGCGGGGTGTTCTCGCACCGATCCGTTCGCCGAGAAACCGGCCGACGCGCCCCCGGAGACGGTGCACGCGGCCGAGGCCCGCGCGGAGAAGGCGGCCGACAGCCTCGCGCGTGCGCTGATCGCAGAACTGCAGCAAGCGATGGGAGACGGCGGCGCGGCGCGCGCTCTCGATGTCTGCCGCGACGCGGCCGAGTCCATCCGCGCGGAGGTCTCGGCGAACGAGGGCGTCGACGTCCGCCGCACCGCCCTCCGCGTGCGCAACCCCGCCAATGCACCGGACGAGTGGGAACGGGCAACCCTGGAGTCGTGGGCATCCGGTGCGGCCGCCCCGGGGCCGGTCTCGCGTGTCGTGCAGACAGGCGGCGCGACCGAACTGCGCTGGATGCGCCCGATCGTGCTGATCGACCTGTGCGTGCACTGCCACGGCACGACCGAGCGGCTCGCGGCCGGCGTCCCGGAAGCCTTGGCACGCTTCTACCCCTACGACCAGGCGACAGGCTTCGAGGTCGGCGACCTGCGAGGCGCCTTCAGCGTTCGTATCCCGCTCGACTGAGGCACAAGGATGATCCGGTGGTGCCGAAGCCTCGAACGGATCGGCGGCTACGGAATGGCCCGGACCGCGAGCGGCTCCCGGACCGTATGATGCCCGCCCATGGCCGACTGCCCGTCCAGAGCGTCTCGCAGGGTCATCGCCTGCCTGCTCGCCACGCTCGCGGCATGCCTCGGTGCGTGCGCCGGCCCGCGCCCACACCCGCCGGCACCACCCGCGCCCGTGGTGCGCGGCGCGGAGAGCGGCATCGAGGTGTCGTGGTGGGTCGTGGACGACCGCGAGGGCGCACTGGCGGCGACCATCCGTGAGCACCTCGGACGCAACGTTCCAGCCCCGCGAGAGCAGGTCGAGCTGTGGCACGCGAACGGCCTGCACGTCTTCGCCGTGCCCGTCACCGCGGTCGAGAGCCTCCGGTCACGCCTGCCCGTGCTCGGCCCCGTGCAGCG
This genomic stretch from Synechococcales cyanobacterium CNB harbors:
- the ychF gene encoding redox-regulated ATPase YchF — translated: MEVGIVGLPYVGKTALFRALTGVAADPGGAARANVGVAPIPDPRLDALARHVETKKIVPATLKVVDVPGLVRGASEGGGLGNAFLSHVRDVDALIHVVRCFESAAVPHVDGSLDPARDIETVELELILADLQMVENAIPRAEKSARKKEADSEARLSVLRKAEPLLSEGKPVRGLELENDDERRAMRGLAMLSAKPVLYVANVGENDPRGEGEHARRVREHAAAHHAGFVPVCAQIEAELAELEPGERAEMLAALGLEEPALHKLARAAYALLGLQSFYTAGPKEIRAWTIPAGSRAPQAAGAIHTDFERGFIRAEVYSVDDMQKYGSEKAIRDAGRQRTEGKDYVMRDGDVCHFLFNV
- a CDS encoding DUF3365 domain-containing protein — protein: MCDTRRTEPRTAPRHGSLMAGAYHAGMVRGVMVALAGFAAIGAGCSRTDPFAEKPADAPPETVHAAEARAEKAADSLARALIAELQQAMGDGGAARALDVCRDAAESIRAEVSANEGVDVRRTALRVRNPANAPDEWERATLESWASGAAAPGPVSRVVQTGGATELRWMRPIVLIDLCVHCHGTTERLAAGVPEALARFYPYDQATGFEVGDLRGAFSVRIPLD
- a CDS encoding SpoIID/LytB domain-containing protein; the encoded protein is MITPFQIVRAWCGGVAATARPRGAVAVQAVGVALLLSLVSVSCQTTPRASKAAAGVEPDVRVRIVREAPSVRIAGPAQVAVRTVGSFGEWIGTTPLDLRAEAGVLVAKDAAGVERRFDQGAPVEVRAVVPARTARAAGSRQPTEPDLLVDNRAFPGTVEVHPRTDAGEGAIDVINVTTIESYLPGVLTGELLDNWPLEAYRAQAVAARSYALHERARARLRGRAFDLENTARNQVFAGRTQHEAAVRAARDTRGEALTVGGDVLRAYYSSTCGGRPMGAGSIWPTSTGWEFNGAPPLQVDAPRATFCESSQAYRWQVTRTVEDVSKRIAAYGAANGLSIKALGNVRSIVPVEVNAAGRPVQFTIADDKGKTYKLNAEHLRQALNHPAEGLPAPERAAQARSGDVEFEMRAREIVIRGRGWGHGVGACQFCMNGMARRHWDYGRMLAHFYPGARLERLY
- a CDS encoding DNA topoisomerase IV subunit A → MAKKTTGTKASSGGRGEALPDGRGSSGGRTPAGKRRSTRGGDGTLEKIGALARSVAQAAHAGEAPTIEVPTRAKSNTTWDRENGILRMGDATQTRELFNLNQAKVFMQVVLQAAGIKGLLEEGKTASLRAMFYRGLHTIPGTKEKTFADQSESDAALEDLEVTLGSLREELHVFADVRGSLVGNITFVDTGDEIDGRRMGSGGYSIPSIVEPDVIQFKRCDAKFVLHVEKATVWRRFNEDRFWETHNCILTHGAGQPPRGVRRLLRRFHEELNLPVYCLLDCDPWGHYIYSVIKQGSISLAFESERLAIPQAKFLGLRAIDYQRCGLSDDVQIALNEKDVARAKQIAAYPWFKDKPAWRREIDQLLRNGFKMEVESLITKDISYVTETYVPERLKAKDWLD
- the dprA gene encoding DNA-protecting protein DprA: MPAVSPRLFDLLRLTMTPGLGPVLVARLLETFGTAERALHASPRELERVRGIGAGTSTIIARGLRESASLAERELELAERHSVSMLALGDDGYPPLLAAIPAAPPVLYVRGVLRSADADAFPVAIVGSRACTGYGVEQAERFAGVLASNGLTVVSGGARGIDSAAHRGALRSGGRTIVVLGCGLVHAYPPDNAPLYDKVADGRGAIVSELPMSVVPTPENFPGRNRIISGLSLGVLVIEAAEGSGALITARHAAEEQGREVMALPGRVDSPASAGSHDLIKRGGAALVTGPADVVATLESAARHLAAGTHAPRFADPAAGLFEPEPAAAPNLSERQQRIVGALGTPRSTDELVALTDLSAADLRVELTMLEIAGRVRRVGSRFERLT